The following are encoded in a window of Candidatus Omnitrophota bacterium genomic DNA:
- a CDS encoding ATP-dependent 6-phosphofructokinase, whose protein sequence is MTKQKRIAILTGGGDCPGINAVIRAVAKKAILDHGMEIIGIEDSYEGLVKNRHRRISYNDVSGILTLGGTILGTSKIANPYRYAVQKGKSLKFEDRSRTVIKNLKKLGVSCLVVIGGDGTLGIASRLYKEGIPVVGVPKTIDNDIRGTDVTFGFATAVWIATEGIDRIHTTAQSHHRIMIVEVMGHKAGWIALHSGLASGGDIILMPEIPFDIGKIADVTKKRNKKGRRFSIIVVAEGAKPKGGDVVVRKMVEKSADPVRLGGIGFVIAEKLEKMTGLEARTVVMGHLLRGGSPTPFDRVLATELGSTAVDMIVNKEFGHIMGYRGGTIMSVPLEEVARGPRLVPLDHRLVQTARALGTSFGD, encoded by the coding sequence ATGACTAAGCAAAAGAGAATAGCGATCCTGACGGGCGGCGGGGACTGCCCCGGCATCAACGCGGTCATAAGGGCGGTAGCGAAGAAAGCGATACTCGATCACGGGATGGAGATCATAGGCATAGAAGATTCATACGAGGGCCTGGTCAAGAACAGGCACAGGAGGATATCTTACAACGATGTCTCGGGCATATTGACCCTGGGCGGGACGATACTCGGCACTTCAAAGATAGCCAATCCTTACAGGTATGCCGTCCAGAAAGGCAAGTCGCTGAAATTCGAGGACCGTTCCAGGACTGTGATTAAGAACCTGAAGAAGCTGGGAGTTTCATGCCTTGTCGTCATAGGCGGCGACGGGACGCTGGGCATAGCCAGCAGGCTTTACAAGGAAGGCATCCCCGTGGTCGGCGTGCCTAAGACGATCGATAACGACATACGCGGCACGGACGTGACTTTCGGATTCGCGACAGCGGTCTGGATAGCGACCGAGGGGATCGACAGGATCCATACTACGGCGCAGTCGCACCATCGTATCATGATCGTGGAGGTCATGGGGCATAAGGCCGGATGGATAGCGCTTCATTCGGGGCTTGCCTCCGGAGGTGACATAATACTGATGCCTGAGATACCTTTCGACATAGGAAAGATAGCCGATGTCACCAAAAAGAGGAATAAGAAGGGCAGGAGGTTCAGTATCATAGTTGTCGCCGAAGGCGCGAAACCGAAAGGCGGCGATGTTGTCGTCAGGAAGATGGTGGAGAAGAGCGCCGACCCGGTACGGTTAGGCGGCATAGGTTTTGTCATCGCGGAAAAGCTTGAGAAGATGACGGGCCTCGAGGCGCGCACCGTGGTCATGGGCCATCTGTTAAGGGGCGGTTCTCCGACTCCTTTTGACAGGGTGCTGGCCACAGAGCTCGGCTCCACGGCCGTAGACATGATAGTGAATAAAGAGTTCGGCCATATCATGGGGTATAGGGGCGGGACTATAATGAGCGTGCCGCTGGAAGAAGTCGCCAGAGGGCCGAGGCTTGTCCCCCTCGACCACAGGCTGGTACAGACAGCTCGCGCCCTTGGAACGTCATTCGGGGATTAG
- a CDS encoding type II secretion system protein — translation MNSRPAFTLIELTLVAVIILVLLGLSTPLFKRSFSDLAVKDAAYNISKLINYIQEKAVLETKAFKLVFDFEKGRYRVLEASPSAGQPEKKITGRFGRIFDLPQGVSFKAPKNFITFYPDGHCDEVDIDVFARAGTGYKISAKGFGSLTRIKEIKDAE, via the coding sequence ATGAACTCAAGGCCCGCGTTTACCCTGATAGAACTGACCCTGGTAGCGGTCATAATACTTGTGCTTTTAGGGCTCTCCACGCCGCTCTTCAAAAGATCGTTCTCAGACCTCGCTGTCAAAGACGCGGCTTACAATATATCCAAGCTTATAAATTATATCCAGGAAAAGGCTGTCCTCGAGACGAAGGCTTTTAAACTCGTATTTGACTTCGAGAAAGGCAGGTATCGCGTCCTTGAGGCAAGCCCTTCCGCCGGTCAGCCCGAGAAAAAGATAACAGGCAGGTTCGGCAGGATCTTTGACCTGCCCCAGGGCGTTTCGTTCAAAGCGCCGAAAAATTTTATAACATTTTATCCGGACGGCCATTGCGACGAAGTGGATATAGACGTCTTCGCCAGGGCAGGGACCGGATACAAGATAAGCGCGAAAGGCTTCGGGAGCCTTACCCGGATAAAAGAGATAAAAGATGCCGAGTAG
- a CDS encoding efflux RND transporter periplasmic adaptor subunit → MIKKLKPIIDKIKSDTAFRKVFVRRTAVVLAAAAVIAGLLMWHEHEVMSRQIKVSGTIEGDDVRISFRVEGQIEELLADEGVVLKNGQIVARLNKDELSKNKAEAEASLKLAEFQYGLDELDYIRAENMLTAGAISVQQRDAARTKADTDMASVENLRASLELADTKLGWADLASPLNGYVLVKSALQGEVVQIGAPVFTAIDLNNIWVTAYINETDLARVKLNQKAYIKTDTYPDKKYDGWVSFICQQAEFTPKYIQTTEERVKYVYRIKVRADNSSLELKPGMPADAFIMLD, encoded by the coding sequence ATGATCAAAAAGCTTAAGCCCATTATTGATAAGATAAAATCGGATACCGCTTTCAGGAAGGTCTTTGTCAGGAGGACCGCTGTTGTGCTCGCCGCCGCGGCGGTGATCGCGGGCCTGCTCATGTGGCATGAGCATGAAGTCATGTCCAGGCAGATCAAGGTATCCGGCACTATCGAAGGGGATGACGTCAGGATATCCTTCAGGGTGGAGGGGCAGATAGAAGAGCTTCTCGCAGACGAGGGCGTGGTCCTGAAGAACGGCCAGATAGTGGCCAGGCTTAATAAGGATGAACTTTCCAAGAATAAGGCCGAGGCTGAGGCCTCTTTGAAATTGGCGGAATTCCAGTATGGGCTCGATGAACTTGACTACATAAGGGCGGAGAATATGCTTACGGCAGGCGCGATCTCCGTCCAGCAGAGGGACGCGGCCAGGACGAAAGCCGATACGGATATGGCGAGCGTCGAGAACCTGCGCGCGTCGCTTGAGCTTGCCGATACTAAGCTCGGATGGGCGGATCTCGCCTCACCTCTTAACGGCTATGTGCTGGTCAAGAGCGCGTTACAGGGCGAGGTCGTGCAGATCGGCGCTCCCGTATTTACCGCCATCGACCTTAATAATATATGGGTCACGGCATATATTAACGAGACCGATCTCGCCAGGGTCAAATTGAACCAGAAAGCCTATATCAAGACAGACACCTATCCCGATAAGAAATACGACGGCTGGGTATCGTTCATATGCCAGCAGGCGGAGTTCACTCCTAAATATATTCAGACCACCGAAGAGCGGGTGAAGTATGTATACAGGATAAAGGTCAGGGCGGATAATTCGTCCCTGGAACTGAAACCCGGTATGCCCGCTGACGCTTTTATAATGCTGGACTAG
- a CDS encoding ABC transporter permease produces MFERAKAILIKEFKQVFRDPRMKTVIFVTPLIQIILFGYAANKDINFVPTAIFDRDNTVESRELIRDFTFSKYFIPKEYISSGKEQDYVLDRGLASVVIHMDRGFGRNLKAGKDAQVQLAFDGTDSNTAMIIMGYANSIVENRSYQLMEEKLQSKGFMGNAPSVDLRDRPWFNGNLVSRNYYLPGVIATIVTMMSLLLTAMAIVKEKEIGTMEQLIVSPLKPIELIIGKLVPFAIIALVQITLITTLGVFWFHVPLRGNLLLLLFSTCVYLFTSLGIGLFISTVSSTQQEAMMSVFLFFMPTVLLSGFAYPIANMPQVIQWFTFFNPLRYFMVVTRSIFLKGVGIEVLWAQLLPLAVMGVCVITLSAVRFRKSMG; encoded by the coding sequence ATGTTCGAACGGGCAAAGGCCATCCTAATAAAAGAGTTCAAACAGGTCTTCCGCGATCCGCGGATGAAGACGGTCATATTCGTTACTCCGCTCATCCAGATAATACTATTCGGCTATGCCGCGAATAAAGATATCAATTTTGTCCCGACGGCCATTTTCGACCGGGATAACACCGTCGAGAGCCGCGAGCTCATCAGGGACTTCACCTTCTCCAAATATTTTATACCCAAAGAATATATATCAAGCGGCAAGGAGCAGGACTATGTTCTCGACAGGGGATTGGCGAGCGTGGTCATCCACATGGATCGGGGTTTCGGCCGCAACCTCAAAGCCGGCAAGGACGCCCAGGTCCAGCTGGCTTTCGACGGCACCGACTCGAATACTGCCATGATAATAATGGGCTACGCCAATTCGATCGTGGAGAACCGCTCCTATCAGCTTATGGAAGAAAAGCTGCAGTCAAAAGGTTTTATGGGTAACGCGCCGAGTGTGGATTTGAGGGACAGGCCGTGGTTTAACGGGAACCTTGTTTCCAGGAATTATTACCTGCCCGGAGTAATTGCCACCATTGTGACGATGATGTCCCTTCTGCTTACAGCCATGGCTATAGTAAAAGAGAAAGAGATAGGCACCATGGAACAGCTGATCGTCAGCCCCCTGAAACCCATTGAACTTATTATCGGGAAGCTTGTGCCTTTTGCCATCATAGCTCTTGTTCAGATAACGCTCATCACGACGCTGGGAGTATTCTGGTTCCATGTGCCGCTAAGAGGCAACTTATTGTTGTTATTATTCTCTACATGCGTATATCTCTTCACTTCTTTAGGGATAGGGCTTTTCATATCGACAGTATCTTCAACCCAACAGGAGGCGATGATGTCGGTATTTCTCTTTTTCATGCCGACGGTGCTATTATCGGGGTTCGCGTATCCGATCGCCAATATGCCGCAGGTTATACAGTGGTTTACGTTTTTTAATCCTCTGCGCTATTTCATGGTGGTAACGAGGAGCATATTCCTGAAAGGGGTCGGGATCGAGGTTTTATGGGCCCAGCTTCTGCCGCTTGCGGTCATGGGCGTATGTGTAATAACTTTAAGCGCCGTGCGGTTCAGGAAGAGTATGGGGTAG
- the gspG gene encoding type II secretion system major pseudopilin GspG — protein sequence MKKDNRGFTLVELMLVVIIIGTLVAMVMPRLAGRTEQAKRAAAKADIQANIASALDMYEIDNGSYPENLDILMEKKEGRGPYLKKRPIDPWGRPYGYKFPGSHGDYDLYSTGKDGVEGGQDDVISWEEEKTETQ from the coding sequence ATGAAAAAAGATAATAGAGGTTTCACGCTGGTAGAGCTGATGCTCGTCGTAATAATTATTGGTACTCTCGTTGCCATGGTCATGCCGCGCCTCGCGGGCAGGACGGAACAGGCGAAACGCGCCGCCGCGAAGGCGGACATCCAGGCCAACATAGCCTCGGCCCTCGATATGTATGAGATAGATAACGGCTCTTATCCCGAAAACCTCGATATCCTGATGGAGAAGAAGGAAGGCAGAGGCCCGTATCTTAAGAAGAGGCCGATAGACCCGTGGGGCCGCCCATACGGATATAAGTTCCCCGGCTCGCACGGCGATTACGATCTTTATTCTACGGGGAAAGACGGGGTAGAGGGCGGCCAGGACGACGTAATAAGCTGGGAAGAAGAGAAGACCGAAACGCAATGA
- a CDS encoding ATPase, T2SS/T4P/T4SS family: MPLNDSDLIGQLLLQKGLVTIEGLERALLEQEYSKEHLGDILIKLGLINEDVFYKALSEKTGVEYIKLRSVKIDPSVIDKIPAKFATHYELIPISIDDNLITVAMANPLDIHTVDDIRLLLKKEIKTVLASKKDIVEAIKKYYGVGAETIEKMAPELSQDRIVSVQSQETQDLVESADDASIIKFVNQILLEAYKERATDVHIEPYEGELNVRYRIDGVLHDTKVPPTIKNFQSAIISRIKIMANLDIAEKRLPQDGRIKIKIGDDEVDLRVSILPTPFGESVVIRVLSTNILFGLERLGLLKKDLDILERMIKLPHGIIFVTGPTGSGKTTTLYASLSKINTKDKKIITIEDPIEYQLQGITQIQVQPKINLTFANALRSMLRHDPDVMMVGEVRDYETAEITIRVALTGHLVFSTIHTNDAAGGVTRLVDMGVEPFLVSSAVECFIAQRLVRVICKNCKSEARPDKEVLKELGVSSLDLSKVKIYEGKGCESCRFTGYKGRTAIYEILVMNDPIRELVLKRASSDQIKKKAMSLGMRTLRQDGWEKIMLGITTPGEVIRVTQQEELED, from the coding sequence ATGCCATTAAACGACTCCGATCTGATAGGGCAATTGTTGCTGCAGAAGGGCCTCGTTACTATAGAAGGGCTCGAAAGGGCCCTGTTGGAGCAGGAATATTCCAAAGAGCACTTAGGAGATATATTAATAAAATTAGGTCTTATAAATGAAGATGTATTCTATAAGGCCTTGTCTGAGAAGACCGGTGTTGAATACATCAAGCTTCGCAGCGTCAAGATAGATCCCTCCGTAATAGATAAGATACCCGCTAAATTCGCCACCCATTACGAGCTGATACCTATCAGTATCGACGACAATCTCATAACCGTAGCGATGGCCAATCCGCTCGACATCCATACCGTAGACGACATACGCCTGCTCCTGAAGAAAGAGATAAAGACCGTCCTCGCGAGCAAGAAGGACATCGTAGAGGCCATAAAGAAATACTACGGCGTCGGCGCCGAGACGATAGAGAAGATGGCGCCCGAGTTGTCGCAGGACAGGATCGTGAGCGTCCAGTCCCAGGAGACGCAGGACCTGGTCGAATCGGCCGATGACGCCTCTATAATAAAGTTCGTCAACCAGATACTGCTCGAGGCCTACAAGGAAAGGGCGACGGATGTTCACATAGAGCCTTACGAGGGCGAACTTAACGTGAGATACCGCATAGACGGCGTCCTGCACGACACGAAGGTGCCTCCGACGATAAAGAACTTCCAGTCCGCCATCATCTCCCGCATCAAGATAATGGCCAACCTCGATATCGCGGAGAAGCGCCTGCCGCAGGACGGAAGGATAAAGATAAAGATAGGCGACGATGAGGTCGACCTCAGGGTGTCGATACTCCCGACGCCTTTCGGCGAGAGCGTCGTCATCAGGGTGCTCTCTACGAATATCCTTTTCGGGCTCGAGAGGCTGGGGCTCTTGAAGAAGGATCTCGATATCCTGGAGCGGATGATAAAACTGCCGCACGGCATCATATTCGTGACGGGCCCGACGGGAAGCGGGAAGACGACGACCCTTTACGCCTCTTTGAGCAAGATTAATACCAAGGATAAGAAGATCATAACTATCGAAGACCCGATAGAATACCAGCTTCAGGGGATAACGCAGATTCAGGTCCAGCCCAAGATAAACCTCACATTCGCCAACGCCCTGAGGTCGATGTTAAGGCACGACCCCGATGTCATGATGGTCGGAGAGGTCAGGGATTACGAAACCGCGGAGATAACCATAAGGGTCGCGCTCACAGGCCACCTCGTATTCTCGACGATACATACCAATGACGCGGCAGGCGGTGTGACGCGTCTTGTCGATATGGGCGTCGAGCCGTTTCTCGTATCATCGGCAGTCGAGTGTTTCATAGCCCAGCGCCTCGTGAGGGTAATATGCAAGAATTGCAAGAGCGAGGCCAGGCCGGATAAAGAGGTGCTTAAAGAGCTGGGGGTATCGAGCCTCGACCTGTCGAAGGTAAAGATATACGAAGGAAAGGGATGCGAGTCCTGCAGGTTCACCGGCTATAAGGGCAGGACCGCGATATACGAGATACTGGTCATGAACGATCCCATAAGGGAGCTTGTGCTGAAGAGGGCCTCATCCGACCAGATAAAGAAGAAGGCCATGTCTCTTGGCATGAGGACCCTGCGCCAGGACGGATGGGAGAAGATAATGCTCGGCATAACGACGCCGGGCGAAGTCATCAGGGTAACTCAACAGGAAGAGCTCGAGGATTAA
- a CDS encoding ABC transporter permease gives MINLNLKRVKAIAWKEFVQIKRDPRSLALALGIPMFLLLIFGYGLSLDIDHVRTVVWNQDASSELTRNFLLNFKNSKYFRIIHYTDNYRDIERMINSGEVIMALIIPRHFSRNIESGTAAPLQLLMDGSDANTATIARNYVRSVVADYNVKLLDITLEEYGISPRKTLDARSRIWYNMGLESTWFIVPGVIAMIIMIIAALLTSICIAREWERGTMEQLISTPVKAPELVIGKFIPYFVIGFFDLTVGVLMAKFLFGVPFRGSYLLLFILSCLFLTGGLSQGIVISIVARTQLMASQLATLTTMIPTLLLSGFIYPIFNMPQALQLITYLIPARYYIIITRNLFLKGCGIEVLWDDALFLLLFAFVMLTFAIRKFKKKVA, from the coding sequence ATGATAAATCTCAATCTGAAAAGAGTTAAGGCCATAGCCTGGAAGGAATTCGTCCAGATAAAACGCGATCCGCGTTCGCTCGCGCTGGCCCTGGGTATACCGATGTTCCTGCTTTTGATCTTCGGCTACGGGCTTTCCCTGGATATCGACCACGTCCGCACCGTCGTATGGAACCAGGACGCGTCTTCGGAACTCACCCGCAATTTCCTGCTGAATTTCAAGAATTCCAAATATTTCAGGATTATCCACTACACAGACAACTACCGCGATATAGAGCGCATGATAAACAGCGGCGAAGTGATAATGGCGCTCATCATCCCCAGGCACTTCTCGCGAAATATCGAGTCGGGGACAGCGGCCCCATTGCAGCTCCTGATGGACGGGAGCGACGCAAATACCGCGACTATAGCCAGGAATTACGTGCGCTCGGTAGTCGCAGATTACAATGTTAAGCTGCTGGACATAACGCTTGAAGAATACGGCATAAGCCCGCGCAAGACGCTCGATGCCCGTTCGAGGATCTGGTATAACATGGGCCTTGAGAGCACGTGGTTTATCGTCCCGGGAGTAATTGCGATGATCATTATGATAATCGCGGCCCTTCTCACCTCTATCTGTATCGCGCGGGAATGGGAGAGGGGCACGATGGAGCAGCTCATCTCCACTCCGGTGAAGGCGCCGGAGCTGGTCATAGGCAAATTCATACCGTATTTCGTGATCGGTTTTTTTGACCTCACCGTGGGAGTGCTTATGGCCAAGTTTTTATTCGGAGTCCCTTTCAGGGGCAGTTATCTCCTGCTCTTCATCCTGAGCTGCCTCTTCCTGACGGGCGGCCTGTCGCAGGGCATAGTCATCTCCATAGTAGCCAGGACGCAGCTCATGGCCAGCCAGCTTGCGACTCTGACGACTATGATACCGACATTGCTTCTGTCGGGGTTCATATACCCGATATTCAATATGCCGCAGGCGCTTCAGCTCATCACCTATCTTATTCCCGCGCGCTATTACATCATCATAACGAGAAATCTCTTCCTGAAAGGTTGCGGCATAGAGGTGTTGTGGGATGACGCGCTTTTCCTGCTGTTATTCGCTTTTGTGATGTTAACGTTTGCTATAAGGAAGTTTAAAAAGAAGGTTGCGTAA
- a CDS encoding type II secretion system F family protein: MPKFIYEAKKSPTEHIKGSLVADTKAAAIQKISQMGLFLVSIGEEDDILSKSAGGGSYFFYRVSLKDITDFTRQLSDLLESGLTIVKALEILYNQTGNKTLKKVIEDVREVCVSGKSLSEALARHPKVFSNLFVSMIRSGETGGAMENILMRLSDFNEKQLDIQTKIKTALAYPVLMSLVGLATIIVLMTFVIPKMTVMFSDLGQAMPLPTQALLLISGLIRDYWWLILGFVFAIAMTVMKVYKTRDGRLAIDKFKLNLPIAGQLTRKVEIARFSRTLATLLENGVPILESLKVVSETIENALMRRDIEETYNAVREGSSLANGLHRSQTIPPAVINMISIGEEGGHLEKSLFKVAQGYERESDEAIKIMMSLLEPLIILTLGLVVGFIVIAMLLPIFEINFLMG; this comes from the coding sequence ATGCCCAAGTTTATCTACGAAGCTAAAAAAAGTCCAACCGAACATATCAAAGGCTCGCTTGTCGCCGATACCAAAGCTGCGGCCATCCAGAAGATAAGCCAGATGGGCCTTTTCCTCGTTTCGATCGGCGAGGAAGATGATATATTAAGCAAGTCCGCCGGAGGCGGCTCTTATTTCTTTTACAGGGTGAGCCTGAAAGACATCACGGATTTTACCAGGCAGCTCTCCGACCTGCTGGAATCGGGGCTCACCATCGTCAAGGCGCTCGAGATACTCTATAATCAGACCGGCAATAAGACCCTGAAGAAAGTGATAGAGGATGTCAGGGAAGTCTGCGTCAGCGGCAAGTCCCTCTCCGAAGCGTTGGCCAGGCACCCCAAAGTCTTTTCCAACCTCTTCGTCAGCATGATAAGGTCGGGAGAGACCGGAGGCGCCATGGAAAATATCCTGATGAGGCTTTCTGATTTTAACGAGAAACAGCTCGATATACAGACTAAGATAAAGACGGCGCTCGCGTATCCGGTCCTCATGTCGTTGGTGGGACTGGCCACGATCATCGTGCTTATGACTTTCGTCATCCCGAAGATGACGGTCATGTTCAGCGATCTCGGGCAGGCGATGCCGCTCCCTACGCAGGCGCTGCTCTTAATAAGCGGCCTCATCAGGGATTACTGGTGGCTCATCCTCGGTTTCGTATTTGCCATAGCCATGACCGTGATGAAGGTATACAAGACCCGGGACGGAAGGCTTGCGATAGACAAGTTCAAATTAAACCTTCCCATCGCCGGCCAATTGACAAGAAAGGTCGAGATAGCCAGGTTCTCCAGGACGCTGGCGACCCTCCTCGAGAACGGCGTGCCTATACTTGAGTCGCTCAAGGTCGTCTCGGAGACTATAGAGAACGCGCTGATGCGGCGTGATATCGAAGAGACCTACAACGCGGTCAGGGAAGGGTCGAGCCTCGCCAACGGGCTGCATAGATCTCAGACGATACCGCCCGCCGTCATCAATATGATATCTATAGGCGAAGAAGGCGGCCATCTTGAGAAGTCGCTCTTTAAGGTGGCTCAGGGCTACGAAAGAGAATCCGACGAAGCGATAAAGATCATGATGTCTCTTCTGGAGCCGCTTATTATATTGACGCTGGGGCTGGTCGTCGGTTTTATAGTCATAGCGATGCTTTTGCCGATATTCGAGATAAACTTTTTAATGGGATGA
- a CDS encoding ABC transporter ATP-binding protein has product MTTDNIAVSVRDLEKKFGDFIAVNKINFEVKRGEIFGFLGPNGAGKSTTIRMLCGIISPTSGSGRVGGYDIVKEQSKIKENIGYMSQKFSLYNDLTIEENINFYSGIYRIPEEEKQKRFEETIKTAGLEGMESNLTATLAGGWKQRLALGCSLIHKPRIIFLDEPTSGVDPITRANFWGVIKDLAGQGVTVFVTTHYMDEAENCNRMVLIYHGTIIASGTPQEMKTKVMKNEVLEITLPDSQKWLDKIGKTEGVKKAALFGADIHTVVYDSAKAIPAISGFLKSANIGDFTVNKILPSLEDVFVSSIEEYDKSQSEKS; this is encoded by the coding sequence ATGACTACTGACAATATCGCTGTCAGCGTCCGGGACCTCGAAAAGAAATTCGGCGACTTCATCGCCGTCAACAAGATCAACTTCGAGGTCAAGCGCGGCGAGATATTCGGCTTTCTCGGCCCCAACGGCGCGGGCAAGTCCACCACGATCAGGATGCTCTGCGGGATCATCTCTCCGACCTCGGGCTCCGGCCGGGTCGGCGGCTACGATATCGTAAAAGAGCAGTCGAAGATCAAGGAGAACATCGGATATATGTCGCAGAAGTTCTCCCTGTATAACGACCTTACGATAGAAGAGAATATAAATTTTTACAGCGGTATATACAGGATCCCGGAAGAGGAGAAGCAAAAGCGCTTTGAAGAGACCATTAAAACGGCGGGATTGGAAGGGATGGAATCCAACCTCACCGCCACGCTTGCCGGCGGATGGAAACAGCGGCTTGCCCTGGGATGTTCGCTTATCCACAAGCCCAGGATAATATTTCTCGACGAGCCGACTTCGGGCGTCGACCCGATAACGCGCGCGAATTTCTGGGGAGTGATAAAAGACCTGGCAGGACAGGGCGTGACGGTATTCGTCACCACGCATTATATGGACGAGGCGGAGAACTGCAACCGGATGGTGCTGATATACCACGGCACTATCATTGCCTCCGGCACGCCTCAGGAGATGAAGACCAAAGTTATGAAGAACGAGGTCCTGGAGATAACCCTGCCCGATTCCCAGAAATGGCTCGATAAGATCGGTAAGACGGAAGGCGTGAAAAAGGCGGCGCTCTTCGGCGCCGATATCCACACAGTGGTTTACGACAGCGCTAAGGCTATTCCCGCGATAAGCGGCTTCCTGAAAAGTGCGAATATCGGGGATTTCACCGTTAATAAGATACTCCCATCCCTGGAGGACGTCTTCGTATCTTCTATAGAGGAATATGATAAATCTCAATCTGAAAAGAGTTAA
- a CDS encoding prepilin-type N-terminal cleavage/methylation domain-containing protein, translated as MERHKDREKGFTFVELIVAVTIFSIIAVSIYSTFSAGLRVWRRTNPVIEANQSARFFFNIIAMDLKNAVKYTAAKDEPNFEGDDKRIAFITLVDMPAEDGRARKELAKVIYELKAVTEEKKERYALIRSVAAAGEALDEKKAFPSEVMSVASEKDFGFKYAYIEGSPKDKEYSYRWKDEWEEEDRTNIPRGVKIKAGSFEKTVFIPMGSLGDII; from the coding sequence ATGGAAAGACACAAAGACCGGGAGAAGGGCTTCACGTTCGTAGAGCTGATCGTCGCCGTGACGATATTTTCTATAATCGCGGTGAGCATCTATTCCACATTCAGCGCGGGCCTGAGGGTGTGGCGCAGGACGAATCCGGTGATAGAGGCCAACCAGTCGGCGAGGTTCTTTTTCAATATCATAGCCATGGACCTTAAGAACGCCGTCAAATATACGGCCGCTAAGGATGAACCGAATTTTGAGGGTGACGACAAGAGAATAGCTTTTATCACGCTTGTCGATATGCCGGCAGAAGACGGCCGGGCGCGCAAAGAGCTCGCGAAGGTCATCTATGAACTTAAGGCCGTCACAGAGGAAAAGAAAGAGAGATATGCCCTCATCAGGTCCGTCGCCGCCGCCGGAGAAGCCCTCGACGAAAAGAAGGCGTTTCCGTCGGAGGTCATGAGCGTCGCAAGCGAAAAAGATTTCGGTTTCAAGTACGCTTATATCGAAGGATCTCCCAAGGATAAAGAGTACTCATACCGGTGGAAGGATGAATGGGAAGAGGAAGACAGGACGAATATACCGCGTGGAGTGAAGATAAAAGCAGGCAGCTTCGAGAAGACGGTATTTATACCGATGGGCAGCCTGGGTGACATAATATAG